From the genome of Desertibacillus haloalkaliphilus:
GGTGAGCGTTACTTAAGTACACCGCTTTATCAATTTGAAGATTAAGAGTTCCTTGCAATATAACAACCGAAAGCTTTGAGTGAAAGCAGTCCTTCGAAAGGGGCTGCTTTTCCTTTTTAAATCGTCGATATAATGCTAAAATAAGCATATGTTTAAACGTTTTTGGGAGTGTGACATTCGTGCAGCAAAAGATAAATACAGCAATTGAACAGCAAAATAGATGCGTAATAGCAAAAAATATACCATTCACAACGGAGAAGTGGTACCAGTCCTATAAACAGCTTACGGCCTCTGAGTCACACCATATTCTGCTAGAAAGTGGCCGTGGTGGCAAGTATAGCATGGTTGGCTTACGACCTTTTGCTGTTTTAAAAGGGAAAGATTCAACATTCTCAGTAACAACGCAAGACGGGACAAAAGAGCAAACAGGTAACCCATTAGAACTGATGAAGCAATGGATGAAGTCGTATAAGACTGAAAAAGTTCCGGAGTACCCTGATTTTCAAGGCGGAGCGATTGGTTATGTGAGCTATGACCTTGTTCGTAAGATAGAGGATATTGGCATCAGTGCTGAAGATGATTTGCGGACGTACGACCTTTACTTTTTAGTGTTTGATGATGTGTTTGTTTTTGATCATGTGAATGATACGTTATGGTTGATGACTCACTATCTAGAAGGGGAAAAGGCTGAAGCTCTGGATAGGTTGGAACGGTATGAACAACAATGGTGTGTTGATGCGGCACCTGTACAATGGCAGCAATGTTCTCGAAGTGATGCAAGTGAACTTGAGACCTCGTTTACTGAAACGCAATTCGCTGAAGCTGTAAAGCGAGTAAAGGCCTATATCGCAAGTGGTGATGTATTTCAAGTCAATTTGTCTGTACGTCAAGCAAGGCCGTTGCAAACCGAACCGCTTCACATCTATGAAAAGTTACGTGAAATTAATCCATCACCTTATATGGGCTATTTTCATACACCTGACTTCCAGTTGGTTAGTGGGTCTCCGGAACTTCTCGTCAAAAAAGACGGTAATGAGGTTAGTACACGCCCGATTGCAGGAACACGATCTAGAGGGAAAGATGCAGATGAGGATGAGCGCTTAGCTAAAACGCTAATAGAAAATGAAAAAGAACGAGCTGAGCATGTGATGCTCGTCGATTTAGAACGAAATGACCTTGGCCGTGTCTGTAAATATGGGAGTGTTGAAGTAAATGAACTGATGGTGATTGAAAAATACTCACACGTCATGCATATTGTTTCTAATGTGCGCGGTGAACTCGCACCAGAAAATGATGCCTATGATATTATCGCTGCAACGTTCCCAGGAGGCACGATTACAGGTGCACCGAAAGTGCGGACAATGGAGATTATTGAAGAGCTTGAACCAGTTCGGAGGGGCGTATATACGGGGTCAATTGGCTGGATTGGTTTTAATGGGGATATGGAGTTAAACATTGCGATTCGTACGATGGTAGCCAAAGACGGTAAAGCTTACGTTCAAGCAGGAGCGGGAATTGTCATTGATTCTGACCCAGAAGCTGAATACAAGGAATCATTAAAAAAAGCGAAGGCCTTATGGCGAGCAAAAGAGTTGAGTGAAGAAGAGATGATGAATTAGCCAAGTTTAAGTTGAGTTGAGGAGGAATAACAATGATTTTAATGATTGATAACTATGATTCATTTACCTATAATCTCGTTCAATATTTAGGAGAGATGGGCCACGAGCTCGTTGTTAAGAGAAACGACCAAATTACTATTGCAGAAATTGAAGAGTTACAACCTGATTATCTAATGATCTCACCCGGTCCGTGTACGCCGAATGAAGCGGGGATTAGTATGGAGGCAATTAAGTATTTTGCTGGTAAGCTCCCGATCTTTGGAGTATGCCTTGGGCACCAATCGATTGCCCAAGTATTCGGTGGTGATGTGATTCAAGCCGAACGCTTAATGCACGGAAAAACATCAGAGATGGCACATGACGAGAAGTCGATTTTTAACGGAATTGAATCACCGCTTGTAGCAACACGCTACCATTCATTAATTGTAAAACGAGAAACACTTCCGGACTGTTTTGAGATTTCTTCAGAGACGTCAACTGGAGAAATCATGGCGATTCGCCATAAAACACTCCCTATTGAGGGTGTCCAATTCCATCCAGAGTCGATTATGACAGCTGATGGAAAGAAACTGCTTCGCAATTTCCTTGAGCATTATAAGGAGTTTGAGAGATGTACGTCTATGTAAATGGAAAGATTGTCCATTCAGAAGAGGCTAATATTTCTGTTTTTGACCATGGTTTCATGTACGGATTAGGTGTTTTTGAAACATTTCGTGTCTATAATGGTCATCCATTTCTATTGGATGACCATTTTCAGCGTTTGCAAGAAAGTCTCGCGATGTTAGACGTTCATTGGTCGTATCAAAAACAGGACGTTCTAACAATCCTTGAGCAATTATTAGAGGCAAATCAACTAAGAGATGCTTATGTCAGATGGAATGTTTCAGCAGGTCGTGGCCCGCTAGGTTTACAGGCTCAAGGCTATGAGGAGCCAACTGTTATTGCTTATATGAAGCCTATCCAAACAACGATAGAAACTGTGGAAAAGGATGCGGTGATTCTAGGAACGAGACGAAACTCTCCGGAGGGAGAAAAGCGGTTAAAGTCACATCACTTTTTAAATAATATATTAGGAAAACGAGAGCTTGGCACAAGGGTGAATACAGAGGGTATCTTCTTAACGAATGACGATTACCTTGCTGAAGGTATCGTTTCTAATCTGTTTTGGGTAAAAGAAGGGACATTATACACACCAGCAGTCGAAACAGGTATACTTGATGGGGTAACTAGGCAGTTTATATTGACGTTAGCCCATACAGACGGAATCAAATGTAAAACTGGTTTTTACGATCTAGATGACCTACTTTCCTGTGATGAAGCTTTTATTACAAACTCAATTCAAGAAATCGTACCATTAAAAATGATAGATTCATATCTGCTTCCTGGCAAGGAGGGAGAGGTAACAAAAGGCTTTTTGCAACGGTATCAACAGGTTACAGCGCAGTTATGGAGCCGAAAAGAGCTCAGGTAGAAAGGGTGAAGAAGATGAGGGATAACATCATCCGATTTGGTGACAAGGAAATCGATTTATCGAAGAAAACGTATATTATGGGGATTTTAAATGCAACGCCGGACTCTTTTTCAGATGGTGGAAAATATAACGAAGTTGATGCAGCTGTCAAGCATGCCCAAGAGATGGTAGAGCACGGAGCTGATATTATTGACATAGGTGGTGAATCAACTCGTCCCGGATCGGTCAAGGTGAGCTTAGAAGAGGAAGTAAGACGAGTGATCCCAATTATTTCAGCGGTTCGAGAGGCAGTTGATGTCCCAATTTCAGTTGATACGTATAAAGCTGAATTGGCAAAACAAGCGCTTGAAGCAGGGGCGGATATCATTAATGATGTCTGGGGAGCGAAAGCTGACCCAGACATGGCGAGTGTCGCTGCAAAGACGAATGCACCCATTATTTTAATGCATAATCGTGAGGATATGAACTATGGTGACTTACTAGATGATATGATTGCTGACTTGCAAGAAAGCATTGATCTCTGCTTAAAAGCGGGTGTGAAGGAAGAGAATATTATTTTAGATCCAGGCATCGGTTTTGCGAAAACGTATGAGCATAACCTCGAGGCAATGCGTAGATTAGACGAAATTACAGCACTTGGTTATCCAGTTCTACTAGCCACTTCACGGAAACGTTTTATTGCAAAAACACTTGATCTTCCTGTGGATGAGCGTGTGGAAGGGACTGGTGCAACGGTTTGTTTAGGGATTGAGCGTGGTTGTGAGATTGTTCGTGTTCATGATGTGTTAGAAATCAGCAGAATGGCAAAAATGATGGATGCAATGTTAAACAAAGGTGGTCATCATGGATAAAATTTTTTTAAATTCGATGGAGTTCTTTGGGTACCACGGTGTATTCCCAGAGGAAAATAAGTTAGGTCAACGGTTTTACGTTGATCTCGTCTTGCATCTCGATCTTAAGGGAGCGGGCACAACGGATTCTTTAGAGCAGACAGTCAATTATGCCGAAGCGTATGAAGTTATTAATCAAATTGTAGAAGGCCAACCATATAAGCTCGTTGAAACCGTTGCTGAAAAAATTGCCGGGCAGTTGCTAGCTCAATTTCCGCTTATTGACTCTTGTACGGTCAAAGTGATTAAGCCTGACCCACCAATTAAAGGTCATTATGAGTCTGTCGCTGTTGAAATTACGAGGGCAAGGACATGAACAATACGGTCTATCTTGCATTAGGTTCGAATGTTGGTGACCGTGCAAATCACCTTCGTGAAGGGATGAGGCAGTTAGAGACAGATGAGGATATAGTAATTATTGCTACCTCATCAATTTATGAAACGGAGCCTGTTGGGTATGTTGATCAAGATCGATTTTTAAACATGGTCATTGAAATAAAGACCTCTTATCGCCCGCAACAATTACTAGAAATCACCCAAAGAATCGAACGCGAATCAGGTAGAAGTTATCAAATTCACTGGGGACCACGAACATTAGACCTTGACATTTTACTGTTTAATAATGAAAATATTAAGATGGACAATCTGTGTATTCCTCATCCAAGGATGACTGAGCGAGCATTTGTTATTGTCCCATTAAAAGAAATAAACCCAACGTTATTTATAGAATCTGAAAACAAGACGATCGATGCGATTGAAAAGGAACTTGTTGATAAAGAAGGTGTAACGTTATGGAAGAAGCAATCTGGGGTAGGAGAATTCGGGCTTTTCGAAAGTTAAAAGGCTACACACA
Proteins encoded in this window:
- the trpE gene encoding anthranilate synthase component I; this encodes MQQKINTAIEQQNRCVIAKNIPFTTEKWYQSYKQLTASESHHILLESGRGGKYSMVGLRPFAVLKGKDSTFSVTTQDGTKEQTGNPLELMKQWMKSYKTEKVPEYPDFQGGAIGYVSYDLVRKIEDIGISAEDDLRTYDLYFLVFDDVFVFDHVNDTLWLMTHYLEGEKAEALDRLERYEQQWCVDAAPVQWQQCSRSDASELETSFTETQFAEAVKRVKAYIASGDVFQVNLSVRQARPLQTEPLHIYEKLREINPSPYMGYFHTPDFQLVSGSPELLVKKDGNEVSTRPIAGTRSRGKDADEDERLAKTLIENEKERAEHVMLVDLERNDLGRVCKYGSVEVNELMVIEKYSHVMHIVSNVRGELAPENDAYDIIAATFPGGTITGAPKVRTMEIIEELEPVRRGVYTGSIGWIGFNGDMELNIAIRTMVAKDGKAYVQAGAGIVIDSDPEAEYKESLKKAKALWRAKELSEEEMMN
- the pabA gene encoding aminodeoxychorismate/anthranilate synthase component II, which gives rise to MILMIDNYDSFTYNLVQYLGEMGHELVVKRNDQITIAEIEELQPDYLMISPGPCTPNEAGISMEAIKYFAGKLPIFGVCLGHQSIAQVFGGDVIQAERLMHGKTSEMAHDEKSIFNGIESPLVATRYHSLIVKRETLPDCFEISSETSTGEIMAIRHKTLPIEGVQFHPESIMTADGKKLLRNFLEHYKEFERCTSM
- the pabC gene encoding aminodeoxychorismate lyase, whose product is MYVYVNGKIVHSEEANISVFDHGFMYGLGVFETFRVYNGHPFLLDDHFQRLQESLAMLDVHWSYQKQDVLTILEQLLEANQLRDAYVRWNVSAGRGPLGLQAQGYEEPTVIAYMKPIQTTIETVEKDAVILGTRRNSPEGEKRLKSHHFLNNILGKRELGTRVNTEGIFLTNDDYLAEGIVSNLFWVKEGTLYTPAVETGILDGVTRQFILTLAHTDGIKCKTGFYDLDDLLSCDEAFITNSIQEIVPLKMIDSYLLPGKEGEVTKGFLQRYQQVTAQLWSRKELR
- the folP gene encoding dihydropteroate synthase, yielding MRDNIIRFGDKEIDLSKKTYIMGILNATPDSFSDGGKYNEVDAAVKHAQEMVEHGADIIDIGGESTRPGSVKVSLEEEVRRVIPIISAVREAVDVPISVDTYKAELAKQALEAGADIINDVWGAKADPDMASVAAKTNAPIILMHNREDMNYGDLLDDMIADLQESIDLCLKAGVKEENIILDPGIGFAKTYEHNLEAMRRLDEITALGYPVLLATSRKRFIAKTLDLPVDERVEGTGATVCLGIERGCEIVRVHDVLEISRMAKMMDAMLNKGGHHG
- the folB gene encoding dihydroneopterin aldolase, giving the protein MDKIFLNSMEFFGYHGVFPEENKLGQRFYVDLVLHLDLKGAGTTDSLEQTVNYAEAYEVINQIVEGQPYKLVETVAEKIAGQLLAQFPLIDSCTVKVIKPDPPIKGHYESVAVEITRART
- the folK gene encoding 2-amino-4-hydroxy-6-hydroxymethyldihydropteridine diphosphokinase, whose amino-acid sequence is MNNTVYLALGSNVGDRANHLREGMRQLETDEDIVIIATSSIYETEPVGYVDQDRFLNMVIEIKTSYRPQQLLEITQRIERESGRSYQIHWGPRTLDLDILLFNNENIKMDNLCIPHPRMTERAFVIVPLKEINPTLFIESENKTIDAIEKELVDKEGVTLWKKQSGVGEFGLFES